TTCCATGATTTCTGTATGATATGGAACTTCAAAATCAGGAACAACTGGCTCACCAAATCTTTCAAGTTCTACGTTTTCACTGTCATCTTTTCCGATTGGTACAGATGGATCAATGATATTTGGAATTGTCATCATGATCTCTTTGATCTTTTCTTCAACAACTTTTTCTCTTTCACTTAATTCTTCAATACGATCAGCAGATGCTGTAACCTGTTTTTTTACTTCTTCTGCTTCTTCTTTTTTACCCTGTCCCATCAGTGCACCGATCTGTTTGGATAATTTATTACGATCCGCACGAAGTGCCTGAACTTCCTGTTTGATCTCACGGTTTTCTTTATCCAGTTCAATGACCTCATCAACTAACGGTAATTTACGATCCTGGAATTTGTTTTTGATGTTCTGTTTTACTACATCTGGATTTTCTCTTAAAAATTTAATATCTAACATTTTTTCCTCCAATTATTTATTGATACATTTTTCTAATGTCAATTTTTCCTCATTTGATAATGCTACTTTTGAAGCACCATTTCTAATTTCTTTTGCATAGACATAAGTTGCATTCTGACTGCTCATTCCATTTAAAAGTGTTCCATTATTATTATGGTCAAGTAATGCGATTACAAAGCTTGTTTCTCCACCCATATCAGAAAATGCATTATATTTATAGACTTCCATCTTAGAAAAACTACTCTTATGCTCTTCGTCAATTCTCTGTATTTCCTGTTCAAGAAAGTCTTGTTCCACAATGATCTCATTTAATTTATCAAATCTTTTAACGATACTTTCCTCTAACGATTTTCCATCTTTCCCAGATAAAAACTTTTCATATCGTTTTTTTAATTTCCCAACTTTTACTAAAGCAACGATCACAAGAATCAGTGCTAAAAGTAATGCTGCTGCAAGACCAATCACTACATATTCCATGCCTACACTGTTAAAAAAATCTGTCATCTTATGTTCCTCCTAAATTGATCTGATCATATCCACGATACGTTCTAACTCATCGCGTGAATAATACTCAATTTCTATTTTTCCTTTATTATTCTTCTTATTTTTGATACTGACTTTACTTCCTAAAATCTGTTTCATAGATTCTTCTAATTCAGTGTAAAGGAAATCATGAACATCTTTTTCTTCTTTTTTATTTTTTTTGATTTTCTTCAGATCTTTTACCAGCTTTTCAATGTCTCTAACACTTAATTTTTCATCAAAAACTTTCTGAGCAATTTCATATTGTTTATCCTTATTTGAGATTGCTAATAAAGCTCTTGCATGTCCTGTGCTGATCATCTCTTCCTCTAGCATCTTCTGTACTCTTGGATCTAGTTTTAAAAGTCTTAATGAGTTGGTAATTGATGCACGACTCTTACTTACTTTCGTCGCAACTTCATCCTGTTTTAATTCAAACTCTTCCATCAATCGCTTATAAGCCATTGCTTCTTCGATTGGATTTAAGTTATCTCTCTGAATGTTTTCAATCAGTGCAATTTCTACAATTTCATTTTCATTGTATTTTCTGATCATAACTGGAACTTCATTCAATCCTGCCTGTTTTGCAGCTCTCCATCTTCTCTCCCCTGCAATGATCTCATAGAAATCATCCTTTGGAGTAACGAGGATTGGCTGTAACATTCCATACTGTTTAATAGAATCTGCAAGTTCCTGCAACGTATCCTCATCAAACTGATTTCTTGGTTGATCTGGATTCGGCTCAATCTTATCGATTGGCAAAGTAAGTTCCTTTTTCGTTTCTTCTTTTTTCTTTGTTTTCGACGATCTCGAAACTTTTTTCTTTACCTGCTCAACGTCTTCTTCGTCAACGATTGGTGCTTTTGGAATCAGCGTATTTAAACCTCTTCCAAGTCCCATTTTTTTTGCTGACATTAATTTTCACCTCCATTTTCGATAACTTCTTCTGCCAGAAGGTCGTAACTTTCTGCTCCTGAAGAACGAGGGTCATACAAATTGATTGGAAGTCCATGACTTGGTGCTTCTGCCAGACGTACATTTCTTGGGATGATCGTTTTGTAAATATTCTGATTCAAATATGATTTTACATTCTCAACAACCTGCAATGACAGATTTGTTCTGGCATCATACATTGTAAATACAACACCCTCTATTGTAAGATCTGGATTCAAACTCTTCTGAATCAATTCAATCGTATAGATCAACTGAGTTAATCCATCTAATGCATAAAATTCACATTGAATTGGAACGATCACTGTATTCGCTGCTGTCATCGCATTAACCGTTAGCATTCCCAATGCTGGCGGACAGTCAATAATTATGAAATCATATTGTTTCTTTACTTTCTCAAGATTATGTTTCATGATGAACTGCATCTTATCAACGGTCATCAATTCGATCTCGGCTCCGGCCAGATTTCGATTTGCTGGAAGTAAGGATAAATTATCAAACAAGTCTTTAACGATACAATTCTGTATCTTCTCTTCTCCTGTGATCACCTCATAAGTTGTCTTATCCAGCTCGTTTTTTTCTAATCCCAAGCCACTGGTGGTATTCCCCTGTGGGTCCATATCAACGAGTAAAGTCTTTTTTCCTCTTGCAGCTAATGCTGCCGAAAGATTTACCGCTGTCGTTGTCTTCCCAACTCCACCTTTCTGGTTGGCAATTGCAATAATTCTTCCCATTTTTTTCTCCTTTTGAACAATATTATAACACTAATTATTTTTCATTGCTACATGTTTCACGTGAAACATTTATTAATTTTTGTGCAATTTCGCTTTTATAACTATTAAGATTCTTTTCGTTTTTATATTGAATGTTTCACGTGAAACATTTATTAAATAATCAATGCATACTACTATTTTTCAAGAAGAAAAATGGAGTGTCTTCACAAATAAGAACACTCCATAATTCCACATATTTTTTAAAATCTTATCATCTGCTATTTATTTACTCAAATTTGATTTTATTACATTTGTTCAGGACACTGAATTCCTAACAGATCCAAACCATCTTTAATTACTTGTTTTGCTAAGATCACAATCTTAACTCTCGCTTCTTTTAACTTCTGATCTTCCACATTACACTGGTTTTCATGATAGAAACGGTTAAAACTTTGAGCTACTCCCATTACATATCTTGAGATTACAGATGGTTCTAATCTATCTGCTGCCACCTTGATCACTTCAGGGAATCTTTCAATCTCTTTTAATAATGCAACAGATGTTTCATCTGTTACTAAAGATGGATCGATCTCTCCAACTTCTGTGATTCCTGTTTTTCTTAATACACTTGCCGCACGTGCATATGTGTACTGAACATAAGGACCTGTTTCCCCATCAAAGCTGTGTATCTTCTCCCATGTAAATGTTACATCTTTAATTCTCTGATTATATAGGTCATTAAAGATAATTGCTCCGATTCCAACTTTCTGTGCAACATCCTCTTTATCCTTCAGATCTGGATTCTTCTCTGCAATAATTTCTCTGATCTTAGATACTGATTCTTTTAAGATATCTTCTGCATATACGATGTTACCACTTCTTGTAGAAAGTTTTCCACCTTCTAAACTTACTAATCCATAAGGTACATGAATTAAGTTTTCTTTAGCCCATTCATATCCCATTAACTCAACAACTTTAAATACTTGAGCAAAATGTAATTTCTGCTCTAATCCTGTAACATAAATACATTTATCAAAGTTATATTCTTTCTTACGATAGAAAATAGCAGCAAGATCACGAGTTGCATAAATACTGCTTCCGTCTTTCTTCATAACCAGACAAGGAGCCATATCATATTCATCAAGATCAACGATCATTGCTCCTTCACTTTCTTTTAGCAGATTCTTTTCTTTTAATTCTTCTACAACTGCTGCTGTCTTATCACGATAGAAACTTTCTCCTGTATAATGATCAAAATCCATATTCAGCATCTTATAAATTCTCTTATATTCTACCATACTGATATCTTTGAACCATTCCCAGATAGATAAAGCTTCTTCATCTCCTTGTTCCATCTTCGCAAACCATTCACGTGCCTGATCATTTAATGTATCATCTTTCTCTGCTTCCTCATGGAATTTTACGTAGATTCTTAATAACTCTGGAATACCTTTTTCTTCTACAGCTTCTTTACTGCCCCATTTTTTATATGCAACGATCAGTTTACCAAACTGTGTTCCCCAATCACCTAAGTGATTAATTCTTTCTACCTTATATCCAAGCTTATCAAAAATATGATATAAAGAGTTTCCAATAATCGTTGTTCTTAAATGTCCAACGTGGAAGTTCTTTGCAATGTTTGGAGAAGAATAATCGATACATACTGTTTTTCCTTTTCCAATTTCCTGTGCACCATAAGTACCGTTTACCTTTGCCAGTACTTCTTTTACATAATTCTCTTTATTCAAGAAGAAGTTTACATATGGTCCCATTGCTTCTACTTTTGATACATCTTCACTTGCAGGAATCTTTTCTGCAATCTCTGTTGCGATCATATTCGGAGCTTTACGAAATACTTTTGCTAACTGAAAACATGGAAATGCAAAATCTCCCATATCATCTTTTGGTGGTATTTCAAGAATCCCATCAATTGTTTCTTTATCTAATTCTTCAATTGTTTGATCTAGTAGATCAATAACTTTATTTCTCATAATCTTCCCTTTCTACATCTCTATCATAGTCTGGATCACCACTGCATTTGTTTTCCATCGTTCAATAGAAAATTCTTTTGTTAGTTTATTTTCTAAAACAGAACGCTTCTCATAGAAATCTTTTGCATTTTTTATAACTTTTGGTTTCGCTTCAATATTAATTAATATTTTATACTCATCAATATTCATTTCAAAATTAAGAACAAAAACACCTATCTCATTTAAAAGACTCTCCAACACTGCCTGAAAACCTTTTAAAAATGAAAATGTCATGCATACTTTTGAGCTCTCTGATGAATCCTGATAATTGATACGTTGTGTTGGATAAAGTTTCTTAACATATCCCATCAACTGTTCAAATGCTGGAACAAACAATATTTTCTGATCTTCCCTTTCCACAAATTCTTCTGCAAAAAGGCAAGTCTCTTCCAGTCCCTTCTGGTAATCATGTAATTTTGTTATCTTTTCTTCTTTTTCACGCAGGATCATCTGAAATTCATGAATCTCTTTCTCAATCTGAATCATATCCTCAGAAACAGGCTGCTTCTCCTCCTCAATCTCCAGTGGAAGCGGAGAAAATACCTTTCGGATCTGATAAATCTTCTGCTGATTATTGATCGCACCTTCTTTTTCATTCTTCTCCTGAATCATATCCTGCATCTTATGATTCAGTTGATTTCGATCAGTTTTCAATTCCTGAATCTGTTCTTCCAAATAGTCATATAACTGATCGATCAGGTGACTTTTATCTTTGTTTTTTTCCATAATTTTCCCACTTTCTTTTTATCATAAACGATAAGGAAAAGAAATGAAAGTATAAACTTCTAGCAAATCGGTTCTTTTGTCGGCAATCCTGCTTTTCTCGGAAAACGTTTTGGTGTTGCTTTTGTCTTATGAATCTTTAAGATCGTTCTCGCCATATCCGTATCCGGAATCTCAAAAGAAATAATATCCTCAATGCTGCCGCCTAAAATTTTCACTGCTTTCTTTGAATTTGCTGCTTCCTCTTTAATATCTCCTGATTTATATGGCAGAAAATATCCATCCTCTTTTACATAAGGAAGACAATATTCTGATAAAACTGTCAGATTGGCAACAGCCCTTGAAACAACATAATCAAATTGTTCTCTATATTCCTTTTGTTTTGCAAAATCTTCCGCTCTTCCATGAATTGCTGTAATCTTTTCAAGTCCAAGTGCTTCTATCACTTCATTTAAGAATTTAATACGCTTATTTAAAGAATCCAGTAACACAATCTCTAATTCTGGAAATGCGATCTTTAATGGAATTCCTGGAAATCCCGCACCTGTTCCAATATCAAGAATTTTCTGACCAGTTAAAGAAACTCCACTCTTGATCAATGCAAGACTATCAGCAAAGTGTTTATCGATCACTTCATTCTTCTCTGTGATTGCTGTCAGATTCATCACTTTATTCTTCTCAACAAGCATCTCATAGTATGTTTCAAACTGCTCTAACTGATGATCGCTCAATTTAATTCCAAATGCAGCTGCTTTTTCTCTTAATCTCTCCATCTGTTATCTCCTGTGGTGCATCTGTTCCAGATAAATCAGTAATACAGAAATATCCGCTGGTGATACTCCTGAAATTCTAGATGCCTGTCCGATGGAAGATGGGCGGATCTTTGATAACTTTTGTTTCGCTTCAATTCGTAAGCTTCCAACATCTTCGTAATCAATATCTTCCGGAATTCTCTTCTTTTCCATCTTCTTAAACTGTTTTACCTGTGACAGCTGGCGTTTGATATATCCTTCATATTTAATATTAATATTTACCTGTTCCTGAACATCCAGATCATACTCTGGTCTCTCTGGATCGATTGGTGCCAAATCCATATAAGTAAGCTCCGGTCGACGGATCAGTTCTGTCATTTTAGCAGATGATTTTAATGTTGTACTTCCAAGCTCTTCAAGTAATGACTGCACATTTTTAGACGCACCCACATTAATATCCTCTAGTCGTTTCATCTCATCTTCGATCTGCTGTTCTTTTACTAATAATTTATCATATCTTTCCTGACTGATCAGTCCTGCTTCATATCCGATCTTGGTCAGACGAAGATCGGCATTATCCTGACGAAGCAACAATCGATATTCTGCTCTTGATGTCATCATACGATATGGTTCCTGTGTTTCTTTTGTTACCAGATCGTCGATCAAAACTCCAATATAAGCCTGTGAACGATCTAAAATAATTGGATCTTTTTCTTGCAGTTTGCGTGCAGCATTGATACCTGCCATCAGACCTTGTGCTGCTGCCTCTTCATATCCTGAACTTCCATTAAACTGCCCACCAGAAAATAACCCGTCAATCTCTTTAAATTCCAATGAAGCTTTTAGCTGTGTCGCATCAATACAATCATATTCAATTGCATAAGCATTTCTCACAATCTTAGCATTCTCTAATCCTGGCACACTGTGATACATCTTATACTGTACATCTTCCGGCAACGAGCTTGACATACCACCAACATACATCTCATTCGTGTATTCGCCCTCTGGCTCAATAAATACCTGATGTCTATTCTTATCTGGAAATTTCACGATCTTATCTTCGATCGATGGGCAGTATCTAGGTCCTGTTCCTTCAATTGCACCAGAAAATAACGGTGATCTGTGAATATTTTCTTTAATGATCTCATGTGTTTCTTCCGTCGTATAAGTTAACCAACAGGAAATCTGATCTCTCTTAATATCTTCTTCCTTATTTGTAAAACTGAATGGAACAATTCTCTCGTCTCCAAACTGTTCTGCCATCTTAGAAAAATCAATCGTATTCTTATCAATTCTGGCTGGTGTCCCTGTCTTAAATCGTCTCATGGAGATTCCATGACTCTTCAAGGAATCTGTCAGGTAATTTGCTGCCTGAAGTCCATTTGGTCCTGTATGATTGCTGACTTCTCCATAAATACAGCGCGCCTTTAAATATGTTCCTGTCGTTAAGACAACAGCTTTTGCATAGTAAACAGCTCCTGAATATGTCTTAACACCTTTGATCTTCCCATCTTCAACAAGAATCTCTGTAACTTCGCCCTGACGAAGTGTAAGATTTGGTGTATTTCCCATCACCTGTGTCATGGAAATAGAATACATCTTCTTATCTGCCTGTGCTCTTAAAGAATGCACTGCCGGCCCTTTCGATTTATTCAACATCTTAGACTGTAGATAAGTCTTATCAATATTTTTACCCATCTCACCGCCCAATGCATCAATTTCTTTTACCAGATGTCCTTTGGAACTTCCTCCAATATTGGGATTACATGGCATCAATGCAACACTATCCATGCTTACTGTAAAACAAATCGTTTCAAATCCCATTCTGGCTGCTGCAAGTGCAGCTTCGCATCCGGCATGACCTGCACCTACAACAATAATATCATATTTTTCTTCTAAATTATTCATCTTTATTTACCCATACAAAATTCTGCAAAAATCTCATTTACCAGATCTTCTCCCACAGATTCTCCTGTGATAAATCCTAAATGCTCATATGCATCCAAAAGATCAATGGAGAAGAAGTCTTCCGGCATTCCATCTTCAATACTCTGCAACACCATAGCAAGACTCTTTAAAGCTTCACTTACTTCTGTTTTATGTCTCATGTTCGTCAAATAAATCTCATCATTAAAGGATACATGTCCTTCAAAGAAAATATCCTGGATCAGCTGATACAATTCTTCAATTCCAGTCTGCTCTTTGGCTGAAATCTGCACAATCTGCTCAAATCCTTTTTCTTTGAGATCTGATACCTTCACCACCTGATCAAGATCTGCTTTGTTTAATAATACGATTGTCTGCTTATCTTCAATCAGCTCCATAATCTCTTCATCATCTTTTGTTAATGGATCTGAAGTATCCACAACATATAATACAAGATCCGCTTTTGTCAACAAATCTTTTGCTTTATCCACACCGATCTTCTCAATGAGATCATTCGTATCTCTGATTCCTGCTGTGTCAATGATATTCAACGGAATCCCTTTAATCTGAATAGATTCTTCTAACGTATCTCTTGTTGTTCCTGCAATATCTGTGACGATCGCTCGTTCTTCTCCAAGTAATACATTTAACACAGATGATTTTCCAGCATTCGGTTTCCCAACGATAACTGTCTGAATTCCCTCTTTCAGAATTCTTCCATTATCAGCATTCTCCAAAAATGCATTTAACTGATTTATGATCACTTCGACTTGATCTTTCAATTCATCTGAAAATCCGTCCACACTGTAATGTTCCGGATCATCTAATGCAGATTCAATAAACGCCACACTGTGAATGATCTGTTTTCGAATCTCTGTGATCTTCTTTCCTAACGCACCCTCTAACTGCTTTAAAGATGTACTCATTGCAAATTCATTCTTGGACTGAATTAGATCCATAACTGCTTCAGCCTCAGAAAGATCGATCCTTCCATTCA
The sequence above is drawn from the Anaerostipes hadrus ATCC 29173 = JCM 17467 genome and encodes:
- a CDS encoding DUF4446 family protein; the encoded protein is MTDFFNSVGMEYVVIGLAAALLLALILVIVALVKVGKLKKRYEKFLSGKDGKSLEESIVKRFDKLNEIIVEQDFLEQEIQRIDEEHKSSFSKMEVYKYNAFSDMGGETSFVIALLDHNNNGTLLNGMSSQNATYVYAKEIRNGASKVALSNEEKLTLEKCINK
- a CDS encoding ParB/RepB/Spo0J family partition protein, whose translation is MSAKKMGLGRGLNTLIPKAPIVDEEDVEQVKKKVSRSSKTKKKEETKKELTLPIDKIEPNPDQPRNQFDEDTLQELADSIKQYGMLQPILVTPKDDFYEIIAGERRWRAAKQAGLNEVPVMIRKYNENEIVEIALIENIQRDNLNPIEEAMAYKRLMEEFELKQDEVATKVSKSRASITNSLRLLKLDPRVQKMLEEEMISTGHARALLAISNKDKQYEIAQKVFDEKLSVRDIEKLVKDLKKIKKNKKEEKDVHDFLYTELEESMKQILGSKVSIKNKKNNKGKIEIEYYSRDELERIVDMIRSI
- a CDS encoding ParA family protein: MGRIIAIANQKGGVGKTTTAVNLSAALAARGKKTLLVDMDPQGNTTSGLGLEKNELDKTTYEVITGEEKIQNCIVKDLFDNLSLLPANRNLAGAEIELMTVDKMQFIMKHNLEKVKKQYDFIIIDCPPALGMLTVNAMTAANTVIVPIQCEFYALDGLTQLIYTIELIQKSLNPDLTIEGVVFTMYDARTNLSLQVVENVKSYLNQNIYKTIIPRNVRLAEAPSHGLPINLYDPRSSGAESYDLLAEEVIENGGEN
- the argS gene encoding arginine--tRNA ligase is translated as MRNKVIDLLDQTIEELDKETIDGILEIPPKDDMGDFAFPCFQLAKVFRKAPNMIATEIAEKIPASEDVSKVEAMGPYVNFFLNKENYVKEVLAKVNGTYGAQEIGKGKTVCIDYSSPNIAKNFHVGHLRTTIIGNSLYHIFDKLGYKVERINHLGDWGTQFGKLIVAYKKWGSKEAVEEKGIPELLRIYVKFHEEAEKDDTLNDQAREWFAKMEQGDEEALSIWEWFKDISMVEYKRIYKMLNMDFDHYTGESFYRDKTAAVVEELKEKNLLKESEGAMIVDLDEYDMAPCLVMKKDGSSIYATRDLAAIFYRKKEYNFDKCIYVTGLEQKLHFAQVFKVVELMGYEWAKENLIHVPYGLVSLEGGKLSTRSGNIVYAEDILKESVSKIREIIAEKNPDLKDKEDVAQKVGIGAIIFNDLYNQRIKDVTFTWEKIHSFDGETGPYVQYTYARAASVLRKTGITEVGEIDPSLVTDETSVALLKEIERFPEVIKVAADRLEPSVISRYVMGVAQSFNRFYHENQCNVEDQKLKEARVKIVILAKQVIKDGLDLLGIQCPEQM
- the rsmG gene encoding 16S rRNA (guanine(527)-N(7))-methyltransferase RsmG, with translation MERLREKAAAFGIKLSDHQLEQFETYYEMLVEKNKVMNLTAITEKNEVIDKHFADSLALIKSGVSLTGQKILDIGTGAGFPGIPLKIAFPELEIVLLDSLNKRIKFLNEVIEALGLEKITAIHGRAEDFAKQKEYREQFDYVVSRAVANLTVLSEYCLPYVKEDGYFLPYKSGDIKEEAANSKKAVKILGGSIEDIISFEIPDTDMARTILKIHKTKATPKRFPRKAGLPTKEPIC
- the mnmG gene encoding tRNA uridine-5-carboxymethylaminomethyl(34) synthesis enzyme MnmG gives rise to the protein MNNLEEKYDIIVVGAGHAGCEAALAAARMGFETICFTVSMDSVALMPCNPNIGGSSKGHLVKEIDALGGEMGKNIDKTYLQSKMLNKSKGPAVHSLRAQADKKMYSISMTQVMGNTPNLTLRQGEVTEILVEDGKIKGVKTYSGAVYYAKAVVLTTGTYLKARCIYGEVSNHTGPNGLQAANYLTDSLKSHGISMRRFKTGTPARIDKNTIDFSKMAEQFGDERIVPFSFTNKEEDIKRDQISCWLTYTTEETHEIIKENIHRSPLFSGAIEGTGPRYCPSIEDKIVKFPDKNRHQVFIEPEGEYTNEMYVGGMSSSLPEDVQYKMYHSVPGLENAKIVRNAYAIEYDCIDATQLKASLEFKEIDGLFSGGQFNGSSGYEEAAAQGLMAGINAARKLQEKDPIILDRSQAYIGVLIDDLVTKETQEPYRMMTSRAEYRLLLRQDNADLRLTKIGYEAGLISQERYDKLLVKEQQIEDEMKRLEDINVGASKNVQSLLEELGSTTLKSSAKMTELIRRPELTYMDLAPIDPERPEYDLDVQEQVNINIKYEGYIKRQLSQVKQFKKMEKKRIPEDIDYEDVGSLRIEAKQKLSKIRPSSIGQASRISGVSPADISVLLIYLEQMHHRR
- the mnmE gene encoding tRNA uridine-5-carboxymethylaminomethyl(34) synthesis GTPase MnmE, with the translated sequence MKSNTIAAIATPMTNSGIGIIRISGDEALDIIEKVFKPKKKDKKIKDVKTYTAHYGHVYDESTLLDECIVLVMKGPHSYTAEDVVEINCHGGVVVMKKVLEAVFKAGATPAEPGEFTKRAFLNGRIDLSEAEAVMDLIQSKNEFAMSTSLKQLEGALGKKITEIRKQIIHSVAFIESALDDPEHYSVDGFSDELKDQVEVIINQLNAFLENADNGRILKEGIQTVIVGKPNAGKSSVLNVLLGEERAIVTDIAGTTRDTLEESIQIKGIPLNIIDTAGIRDTNDLIEKIGVDKAKDLLTKADLVLYVVDTSDPLTKDDEEIMELIEDKQTIVLLNKADLDQVVKVSDLKEKGFEQIVQISAKEQTGIEELYQLIQDIFFEGHVSFNDEIYLTNMRHKTEVSEALKSLAMVLQSIEDGMPEDFFSIDLLDAYEHLGFITGESVGEDLVNEIFAEFCMGK